One window from the genome of [Clostridium] celerecrescens 18A encodes:
- a CDS encoding ABC transporter permease: MGTNKKSRIKINGDKIVLLAAIVVVFGLFTSLNKNFLSVTNLINILVAASLVGLVAVGHTYLIIAGQNDLSPGSVAAFSGVMAALLVGKGVPFGVALILTIGCGILIGFFNSFMVNRIHLEAFIATLVTQSIIRGFAYIICGGKPVSISNRTFLILGKARILNIPLSVWIMVVCIIIFGIILSKTKFGRSVYAIGGSMEAARLAGLNPKRIITTCYVMMGILCSIGGVIFAARMNSGQPAANVNLEFDAITAVILGGVSFIGGVGNMGGTILGIILIQSFNTGLTMVNVPSFWQFVAKGGLLLFALATDYLRKQKRERDLLAASMKNL, translated from the coding sequence ATGGGAACAAATAAGAAAAGCAGAATCAAAATAAATGGTGACAAGATCGTACTGCTTGCGGCAATCGTGGTGGTATTTGGGCTTTTTACCTCTCTGAATAAGAACTTTCTTTCGGTTACGAACTTAATTAATATTCTGGTGGCAGCTTCCCTTGTAGGGCTGGTGGCTGTGGGCCATACATATTTAATCATTGCAGGGCAGAATGACTTGTCCCCCGGCTCTGTGGCTGCGTTTTCCGGTGTTATGGCGGCTCTTTTAGTAGGCAAGGGAGTTCCTTTCGGGGTTGCGCTGATTCTTACCATTGGCTGCGGGATCCTCATCGGATTTTTCAATTCCTTTATGGTGAACCGGATTCATCTGGAGGCCTTTATTGCAACCCTGGTGACCCAGTCCATTATCAGAGGCTTTGCCTATATCATATGCGGCGGAAAGCCGGTTTCCATCAGCAACAGGACCTTTCTAATCCTGGGAAAAGCAAGGATCTTAAACATTCCCCTTTCCGTATGGATCATGGTAGTCTGTATCATTATCTTTGGCATCATTCTTTCCAAAACGAAATTCGGAAGAAGCGTATATGCCATCGGCGGCAGCATGGAAGCTGCCAGACTAGCAGGATTAAACCCCAAACGGATCATTACCACCTGCTATGTAATGATGGGAATCCTCTGCTCCATCGGCGGAGTCATCTTCGCGGCCCGTATGAATTCCGGCCAGCCGGCGGCTAATGTGAACCTGGAATTTGACGCAATTACGGCGGTTATCCTGGGCGGAGTATCGTTCATCGGCGGAGTTGGAAATATGGGAGGAACCATCCTTGGTATCATACTGATCCAGTCCTTTAATACAGGTCTAACTATGGTAAATGTCCCCAGCTTCTGGCAGTTTGTGGCAAAGGGAGGGCTTCTCTTATTCGCCCTGGCAACAGACTATTTAAGAAAGCAGAAAAGAGAGCGGGATTTACTGGCAGCATCCATGAAGAATTTATAA
- a CDS encoding sugar ABC transporter ATP-binding protein: MGSVLEFQNISKYFPGVKALDQVSFQAYSGEVLAFLGENGAGKSTLLKVLNGDYQPTAGKYLLDGAQKHFQSPHEAIEEGISVIYQERQILLELSVAENIYLGRMPVSRLGFIDIRRANEMTAKIIEDFGLPISPATKVKDLSIAYQQMVEIMKAYSRENLKVICFDEPTASLSDSEIESLFRIIGKLKEEGKIIIYVSHRMDELRRITDKVAIFKDGRYVATVETGTVPEAELILMMVGRDLGDIYRSLDRNKVIGDVLLEVKNLSSDYVKENSFVLRKGEVLGFSGLVGAGRTELMRAIIGADEVKGGEIYLEGKKIRNRSPHEAMEHGIVLVPEDRKLQGILSNLSVSDNMNIAMLDTNSNRLGFVNGEKEEELAQKGIQDFKIKTPSPDKKIVELSGGNQQKCIVARWISTNPKVLILDEPTKGIDVGAKSEFYHMICKFAKEGLGIILISSELPEVIGLSDRIIVMKSLRITGEIAAEEATESKLLSLGMIGEVQE; this comes from the coding sequence ATGGGGAGCGTATTGGAATTCCAGAATATATCCAAATATTTTCCCGGAGTAAAGGCGTTGGACCAGGTATCCTTTCAGGCGTATTCCGGGGAGGTTCTGGCATTTTTAGGGGAAAACGGGGCTGGTAAGTCCACCTTGTTAAAGGTACTCAATGGAGATTACCAGCCTACCGCAGGAAAATATCTACTGGATGGAGCCCAAAAGCATTTTCAGTCACCTCATGAGGCCATTGAGGAAGGGATTTCCGTCATATACCAGGAGCGGCAGATCCTATTGGAATTATCCGTGGCGGAGAATATTTATCTGGGGAGAATGCCTGTGAGCAGGCTGGGATTCATCGACATCCGCAGGGCGAATGAGATGACTGCAAAAATCATAGAGGATTTTGGCCTTCCCATCAGTCCAGCCACTAAGGTAAAGGATTTAAGTATTGCCTATCAGCAGATGGTGGAGATTATGAAGGCCTATTCCAGAGAAAATCTAAAGGTGATCTGCTTTGACGAGCCTACGGCCTCCCTGTCGGATTCGGAGATCGAATCTCTATTCAGGATCATCGGGAAGTTAAAGGAAGAGGGGAAGATCATCATCTATGTATCCCACCGCATGGACGAGCTTCGGAGGATTACGGATAAGGTGGCGATTTTTAAAGACGGACGCTACGTGGCCACGGTGGAGACTGGAACGGTGCCGGAAGCGGAGTTGATCCTCATGATGGTGGGCCGTGACCTGGGAGATATTTATAGAAGCTTAGACAGGAATAAAGTGATTGGAGATGTACTTCTGGAGGTGAAAAACTTATCCTCGGACTATGTGAAAGAGAATTCCTTTGTACTGCGAAAAGGAGAGGTGTTAGGCTTTTCCGGCCTTGTAGGGGCTGGAAGGACGGAGCTTATGAGAGCCATCATTGGAGCTGACGAGGTAAAAGGCGGTGAGATTTATCTGGAAGGGAAGAAAATACGCAACCGCTCTCCTCACGAAGCAATGGAGCATGGGATTGTTCTCGTTCCGGAGGACCGGAAGCTTCAGGGGATCCTTTCGAATTTAAGCGTCAGCGATAATATGAACATCGCCATGCTGGATACCAATTCCAACAGGCTTGGGTTTGTAAACGGGGAGAAGGAAGAGGAGCTGGCACAAAAGGGAATCCAGGATTTTAAGATCAAGACTCCGTCTCCTGACAAAAAGATCGTGGAGCTTTCCGGCGGAAACCAACAGAAATGTATTGTGGCCCGCTGGATCAGCACGAATCCAAAGGTGCTCATCCTGGATGAGCCAACCAAGGGAATTGACGTAGGCGCCAAATCAGAATTCTATCATATGATCTGTAAGTTTGCCAAGGAAGGGCTGGGGATCATTCTGATATCCTCCGAGCTTCCTGAGGTGATCGGTCTGTCGGACCGGATCATTGTCATGAAATCACTGAGAATCACAGGAGAAATAGCGGCGGAGGAAGCGACCGAAAGCAAGCTTCTGAGTCTGGGTATGATTGGGGAGGTACAGGAATAA
- a CDS encoding aldose epimerase family protein encodes MKIKTRELWNQAGTAYTVYDMSTSLGMTVSITALGAAIQRISIRDESGRDQPVTLGFENMEPYESCICYAGATLGPNAGRIGEALLPVGPQICRLSKNDGKNQLHGGLNNLSARLWQVTSVDSGLESASILLTAVQPDGLDGYPGNRIYHVRYTLEDTNWLTIEYTAVTDAPTYINMSNHTYWNLSGDFSVSGLEQEIQIFANNVCINNKDHLPADIIPAADTVFDFRSSRQILSLIHSVKSPVCKEQLSIEKGYNNAYILNRNQSFRPLRSAKRHAEINKACILRDRRTGRTMKVMTDAPSLVLYSGGFLPYGMTLCGGTPSSASCAIALEAQDIPDVMHLLPGNYRLTTPEQPFFRTIRYHIS; translated from the coding sequence ATGAAAATCAAAACCAGAGAATTATGGAATCAGGCGGGAACCGCTTATACGGTTTATGATATGAGCACCAGCCTGGGCATGACGGTTTCCATAACAGCGCTTGGTGCGGCCATTCAACGGATTTCCATAAGAGATGAAAGCGGCAGGGATCAGCCAGTCACCCTGGGCTTTGAGAATATGGAACCATATGAAAGCTGTATCTGCTATGCAGGAGCCACCCTTGGGCCTAATGCCGGAAGAATTGGAGAAGCCTTACTTCCTGTTGGACCACAGATATGCCGGCTTTCAAAAAATGACGGGAAAAACCAGCTCCACGGAGGGTTAAATAACTTATCAGCCAGACTCTGGCAGGTAACTTCTGTGGACTCAGGCCTGGAATCGGCCTCCATCCTATTGACTGCAGTCCAGCCTGACGGCCTGGATGGGTATCCGGGCAACAGGATCTATCACGTCAGATATACCCTGGAAGACACTAACTGGCTTACCATAGAATATACCGCAGTGACGGACGCTCCTACCTATATCAACATGTCCAACCACACCTACTGGAATCTTTCCGGTGATTTTTCTGTCTCCGGATTAGAACAGGAGATCCAGATATTTGCAAATAACGTGTGCATAAATAATAAGGACCATCTGCCGGCCGATATCATTCCCGCCGCGGATACCGTTTTTGATTTCCGGTCCTCCAGGCAGATTCTATCCCTAATCCATTCTGTTAAAAGCCCTGTCTGCAAGGAGCAGCTTTCCATTGAAAAGGGATACAATAACGCCTACATCCTTAATAGAAATCAGTCGTTCCGTCCGCTGCGGTCTGCAAAACGGCATGCAGAGATTAATAAGGCCTGCATCCTGCGGGATCGGAGGACCGGACGAACCATGAAAGTAATGACGGATGCACCCTCCCTGGTTTTGTATTCTGGAGGATTTTTGCCCTATGGAATGACTTTGTGCGGCGGTACACCCTCCTCCGCCTCTTGCGCCATTGCACTGGAGGCACAGGATATTCCTGATGTAATGCATCTGCTGCCCGGCAATTACCGGCTCACTACCCCGGAACAGCCGTTTTTCAGGACCATCCGGTACCATATTTCATAG
- a CDS encoding Crp/Fnr family transcriptional regulator, translating to MELKCSCCNRLCTSKIPLFEPLSIEEQKELISRARHLDYKRGETVFHEYDPADKILVIRYGKVKISRYSLEGKEYVLDILAEGDIYGEQNIFGGKTLEANAIALGECGVCLISLTDIQELILKKPEIGVKLLNVVGKKLSIANELVQLLSVNDAKARIAGFLLFRSSRIKGETIELTRDDISAYINVRRETISRKLGELRKEGAIELEGNRKIHVRNKDILRDVFENET from the coding sequence ATGGAACTTAAGTGTAGTTGCTGCAATAGATTGTGCACTTCAAAAATCCCTCTTTTTGAGCCCCTTTCTATAGAGGAGCAGAAGGAACTGATATCAAGGGCCCGGCATCTGGATTACAAAAGAGGGGAAACGGTTTTTCATGAGTATGATCCGGCAGATAAAATACTGGTCATTCGTTACGGAAAGGTTAAGATCAGCCGCTATTCCCTGGAAGGAAAAGAATACGTTCTTGATATACTGGCAGAAGGCGATATCTATGGAGAGCAGAACATATTCGGCGGAAAAACCCTTGAAGCAAATGCCATTGCCCTGGGAGAATGCGGAGTATGTCTTATCTCCTTGACGGATATTCAGGAACTTATATTAAAAAAACCTGAAATCGGAGTCAAACTATTGAACGTGGTAGGAAAGAAGCTGTCAATCGCAAATGAGCTGGTGCAGCTATTATCTGTCAACGATGCCAAGGCCCGTATCGCTGGTTTTCTTTTATTCAGAAGCAGCCGGATCAAGGGGGAAACCATCGAATTGACCAGAGACGATATATCCGCTTATATTAATGTCAGAAGAGAAACCATAAGCAGAAAGCTCGGAGAACTCCGCAAAGAGGGCGCCATTGAGTTAGAAGGAAATCGTAAGATCCACGTCAGAAACAAAGATATTTTAAGAGATGTTTTTGAAAATGAAACATAA
- a CDS encoding DUF542 domain-containing protein has protein sequence MITGKMKVTDVVKAYPEAVEIFNDFHIDYCCGGKDVLEEAIQKLGIESKSFIDLLNKKIVNQPQKSNKGQVLAVERLTEMEVPDLIDYIIETHHSKERILLAEIDELINKVLLAHYEHHQAQLVPLHGLFSDLRKELQEHFAKEEKLIFPYMKKSYAGDRNAGYVKDLEDEHEAAGTLIKEITACTNDFTAPEDGCASYRLAFKKLQELINDVYIHIFTENSLLFPKYEGGN, from the coding sequence ATGATTACAGGTAAAATGAAAGTAACCGATGTGGTTAAGGCCTATCCGGAAGCAGTTGAGATCTTTAATGATTTTCATATTGATTATTGCTGCGGCGGAAAGGATGTCTTGGAAGAGGCCATACAGAAGCTGGGAATCGAATCAAAGAGCTTTATCGATCTGCTGAATAAAAAAATTGTGAATCAGCCTCAAAAGTCAAATAAGGGACAGGTGCTGGCTGTGGAACGGCTGACGGAAATGGAAGTTCCCGACCTTATTGATTATATTATTGAAACCCATCATTCGAAAGAAAGAATCCTGCTGGCGGAAATCGATGAGCTGATCAACAAGGTCTTACTGGCTCATTACGAACACCATCAAGCACAGCTTGTTCCCTTACACGGGCTATTTTCAGACTTGAGAAAGGAGCTCCAGGAACATTTCGCAAAGGAAGAAAAGCTTATTTTCCCCTATATGAAAAAAAGCTATGCAGGTGATAGGAACGCCGGATATGTGAAGGATTTAGAGGATGAACATGAAGCAGCCGGAACCCTGATAAAAGAAATCACTGCCTGCACCAATGATTTTACCGCGCCGGAAGATGGCTGTGCTTCTTACCGCCTGGCATTTAAAAAGCTTCAGGAGCTGATTAATGATGTGTATATTCACATATTTACTGAAAACTCACTGCTGTTTCCAAAATATGAAGGAGGAAATTGA
- a CDS encoding oxygen-binding di-iron domain-containing protein: protein MKKLVKNNVYWVGIMDWELESFHGADYSINHGSSQNAYLIREEKTVLIDTVWKPHSTEFIDNLEKEIDLKEIDFIVANHGEVDHSGSLPALMEKIPGTPIYCTANGVKSLTGQYHHPEWNYQVVKTGDFIDIGNGKKLVFVEMKMLHWPDSMATYLTGDNILFSNDAFGQHFAVEELFNDKADQCRLWEEAIKYYANILTPFSPLVKKKIEEIQGLNLPIDIIATSHGSIWRENPLQIVEKYYEWSQNYQEDQITIVYDTMWDGTKQLAHKISAEIARISPDTRVKIYNISKVNKNDIMTEVFKSKAIALGSPTVGGSILSSVGGWLDFLKELKYKGKKAAVFGCYGWSGEGTKVLRERLTDAGFSVVDTEAKCLWNPEEEDFHKAAEVAKALCQ, encoded by the coding sequence ATGAAAAAACTTGTGAAAAATAATGTATATTGGGTAGGAATCATGGATTGGGAGCTGGAATCCTTTCATGGAGCGGATTACTCCATTAATCATGGCTCAAGCCAGAACGCCTATTTAATCAGAGAAGAAAAGACAGTACTTATCGACACGGTCTGGAAGCCCCATTCCACGGAATTTATAGATAATCTGGAAAAAGAGATTGATTTAAAGGAAATTGATTTTATTGTTGCCAACCACGGAGAAGTGGATCACAGCGGTTCCCTTCCTGCATTGATGGAGAAGATACCTGGTACACCTATTTACTGTACGGCAAACGGGGTGAAATCACTTACCGGTCAGTATCACCATCCGGAATGGAATTATCAGGTGGTGAAGACCGGGGATTTCATTGACATTGGAAATGGGAAGAAGCTGGTCTTTGTGGAAATGAAAATGCTCCACTGGCCTGACAGCATGGCTACTTACCTGACAGGGGATAATATCCTCTTTTCCAATGACGCTTTTGGCCAGCATTTTGCTGTGGAGGAATTATTTAATGACAAGGCTGACCAGTGCAGGCTTTGGGAGGAGGCTATCAAATATTATGCCAATATTCTGACTCCGTTTTCTCCTCTTGTGAAAAAGAAAATTGAGGAAATACAAGGTTTAAACCTGCCCATCGATATTATTGCTACCAGCCACGGTTCCATCTGGAGGGAGAATCCTTTGCAGATCGTGGAAAAATATTATGAATGGTCACAGAATTATCAGGAGGATCAAATCACCATTGTTTATGATACGATGTGGGATGGGACCAAACAGCTGGCCCACAAGATCAGTGCCGAAATTGCACGGATTTCCCCGGATACCAGGGTGAAGATTTATAATATTTCCAAGGTAAATAAGAACGATATTATGACAGAGGTGTTTAAATCAAAAGCAATTGCACTTGGCTCCCCAACCGTAGGGGGCAGCATCCTTTCTTCTGTGGGCGGATGGCTTGATTTCCTGAAGGAACTTAAGTATAAGGGCAAAAAGGCGGCAGTGTTCGGATGTTATGGCTGGAGCGGAGAGGGAACAAAGGTCCTTCGGGAACGGCTGACTGATGCCGGATTCTCGGTGGTGGATACGGAAGCCAAGTGCCTTTGGAATCCGGAAGAAGAGGACTTTCATAAGGCGGCGGAGGTTGCGAAGGCGCTTTGCCAGTAA
- a CDS encoding ROK family glucokinase — MGMKCVGVDVGGTSVKIGIFEITGELIHKWEVPTRQEEGGKHILSDTAASILKTLKELNIPLEEVKGAGMGVPGPVMPSGYVEVCVNLGWRDMYPEKELSEMLHGIPVKSGNDANVAALGEMWQGGGKGYDDIVMVTLGTGVGGGVIIDQKIVAGKHGLAGEIGHVHIRDDETESCNCGGVGCVEQIASATGIAREARRKMAAKDTPSVLRTYGDNVTAKDVLDAAKEGDALACEVMEVVGHYLGLALAQISMVTDPEVFVIGGGVSKAGSFLIDILYKHFDKYSPISKNKSGIVLAKLGNDAGIYGAARLILD; from the coding sequence ATGGGAATGAAATGTGTCGGTGTAGATGTTGGCGGTACATCTGTAAAAATCGGAATATTTGAAATAACAGGAGAGCTCATCCATAAGTGGGAAGTTCCCACCAGACAGGAAGAAGGCGGAAAACACATCCTAAGCGACACCGCCGCTTCCATACTTAAAACCCTTAAAGAGCTAAATATTCCTCTGGAAGAGGTAAAAGGTGCAGGCATGGGAGTCCCAGGCCCAGTCATGCCCAGCGGATATGTAGAAGTCTGCGTAAACTTAGGCTGGCGTGATATGTATCCAGAAAAAGAACTGAGTGAAATGCTTCACGGCATCCCAGTAAAAAGCGGCAATGATGCCAATGTTGCAGCACTTGGAGAGATGTGGCAGGGAGGCGGAAAAGGCTATGATGATATCGTTATGGTCACCCTTGGCACCGGAGTAGGCGGCGGCGTGATCATCGATCAGAAGATCGTTGCCGGAAAGCATGGCCTGGCCGGGGAGATCGGTCATGTCCATATCCGTGACGATGAAACAGAAAGCTGTAATTGCGGAGGCGTAGGCTGCGTGGAGCAGATTGCCAGCGCAACAGGCATAGCAAGAGAAGCCAGGAGAAAAATGGCTGCAAAAGATACCCCATCCGTTTTAAGGACATATGGAGACAACGTAACGGCAAAGGATGTGCTGGATGCTGCCAAGGAAGGGGACGCACTGGCCTGTGAGGTTATGGAAGTAGTGGGCCATTACCTGGGTCTTGCCCTGGCCCAGATTTCCATGGTAACAGACCCAGAAGTCTTTGTTATTGGGGGCGGCGTTTCAAAAGCCGGATCCTTCTTAATTGATATACTATATAAACATTTTGACAAGTACTCACCGATTTCTAAAAATAAGAGCGGAATCGTCCTGGCGAAGCTGGGAAATGATGCAGGAATTTATGGAGCAGCAAGGCTGATCCTGGATTAA
- the tkt gene encoding transketolase, whose translation MSNIDTMSVNAIRVLSADAIQKANSGHPGLPLGCASAAYELWANHMNHNPADPDWANRDRFILSGGHGSMLLYSLLHLFGYGNLSKEDVMNFRQHGSKTPGHPEYGHTVGVEATTGPLGAGMGMAVGMAIAEKHLSSVFNKENYPVVDHYTYVLGGDGCMMEGISSEVFSLAGTLGLGKLIVLYDSNQISIEGSTDIAFTEDVKKRMEAFHFQTITVEDGNDLEAIGRALEEAKADTEHPSFITIKTQIGYGCPAKQGKASAHGEPLGADNVTALKENLGWPSMEPFYVPEEVYSHYQKIAEDKAETEAAWNVMFAAYCQEYPDMEELWNAYHDPDAGEKAIEKCGDFWKRSEKADATRNLSGQVLNRLKTYMPNLIGGSADLAPSNKTNMSDMGDFSKENGGGRNLHFGVRELGMTAIGNGMMLHGGLRTYIATFFVFSDYTKPMARLSSLMGVPLTFVFTHDSIGVGEDGPTHEPIEQLAMLRAMPNFHVFRPCDETETAAAWYSALTSKKTPTALVLTRQNLTPMPGSSKEALKGGYVIDDCEGTPEIILIASGSEVELAVNAKKLLADKKVRVVSMPCMDLFEEQTEEYKESVLPKAVRKRVAVEALSDFGWGKYVGLDGTYVTMKGFGASGPANLLFEHFGFTAEKVAEAAKSI comes from the coding sequence ATGAGCAACATCGATACCATGTCAGTCAATGCAATCCGTGTCCTATCAGCGGATGCCATCCAAAAAGCCAATTCCGGACATCCGGGACTTCCCTTAGGCTGCGCATCAGCAGCGTATGAATTATGGGCAAACCACATGAACCACAATCCGGCAGATCCGGACTGGGCCAACAGAGACCGCTTTATTTTATCCGGAGGTCATGGTTCCATGCTTTTGTATTCCCTGCTCCATTTATTTGGCTATGGGAATTTATCAAAAGAGGATGTAATGAATTTCCGCCAGCATGGCTCCAAGACTCCAGGACATCCGGAGTATGGTCATACCGTAGGCGTGGAAGCTACCACAGGACCTTTGGGTGCAGGTATGGGTATGGCAGTTGGTATGGCTATTGCCGAGAAACATCTGTCATCCGTATTCAACAAAGAGAATTATCCGGTTGTTGACCATTACACCTATGTACTGGGCGGAGATGGATGTATGATGGAAGGTATTTCCTCTGAGGTATTTTCTCTGGCTGGTACCCTTGGCCTGGGAAAATTAATCGTTCTTTATGACTCCAACCAGATCTCCATTGAAGGGAGCACGGACATCGCATTCACTGAGGATGTGAAAAAGCGCATGGAAGCCTTCCATTTCCAGACCATTACCGTTGAGGATGGAAACGATCTAGAAGCCATTGGACGAGCTCTTGAAGAAGCGAAAGCAGATACGGAACATCCCTCCTTTATTACCATCAAGACCCAGATCGGCTATGGCTGTCCTGCTAAGCAGGGAAAAGCCAGTGCTCACGGAGAGCCTCTGGGAGCTGACAATGTGACAGCTCTGAAGGAAAACTTAGGCTGGCCTTCCATGGAGCCATTCTATGTTCCTGAAGAAGTGTACAGCCATTATCAGAAGATCGCAGAGGATAAGGCAGAAACAGAAGCGGCATGGAATGTAATGTTTGCAGCATACTGCCAGGAGTATCCTGATATGGAAGAACTTTGGAATGCATACCATGACCCGGATGCAGGAGAAAAGGCCATTGAAAAATGCGGAGACTTCTGGAAACGGTCTGAAAAGGCAGATGCGACCAGGAATTTATCCGGACAGGTTTTAAACCGTTTAAAGACTTATATGCCAAACTTAATCGGCGGTTCTGCAGACCTTGCTCCTTCCAATAAGACCAACATGTCCGATATGGGTGATTTTTCAAAGGAAAACGGCGGCGGCCGCAACCTGCATTTTGGCGTAAGAGAGCTTGGCATGACCGCGATCGGAAACGGAATGATGCTTCACGGAGGCCTTCGCACCTATATAGCAACCTTTTTCGTATTTAGCGATTATACAAAGCCAATGGCACGCTTGTCCTCGTTAATGGGCGTTCCGCTGACCTTTGTATTTACCCATGACAGCATCGGCGTTGGAGAGGATGGACCAACCCATGAACCGATTGAACAGCTTGCCATGTTAAGGGCAATGCCTAATTTCCATGTGTTCCGTCCCTGTGATGAGACAGAGACAGCAGCAGCCTGGTATTCTGCACTGACCTCTAAGAAAACCCCTACCGCTCTTGTTCTTACAAGACAGAACTTAACACCTATGCCGGGAAGCAGCAAGGAAGCCTTAAAAGGAGGCTATGTAATCGATGACTGTGAAGGCACACCTGAGATCATTCTGATTGCAAGCGGTTCCGAGGTGGAGCTGGCAGTCAATGCGAAGAAGCTTCTTGCCGACAAAAAGGTACGTGTGGTTTCCATGCCTTGTATGGATCTGTTCGAGGAACAGACCGAAGAGTATAAGGAATCCGTTCTTCCAAAAGCCGTCCGCAAGCGAGTGGCAGTAGAAGCATTAAGTGATTTCGGCTGGGGCAAATATGTAGGCCTGGATGGAACGTATGTGACCATGAAGGGCTTCGGTGCCAGCGGTCCTGCAAATCTTTTATTTGAACATTTCGGATTCACAGCAGAGAAAGTAGCAGAGGCTGCAAAATCCATCTAA
- a CDS encoding DUF5711 family protein yields MIDRNSMNREIKKNQLRRQIVSSSPQEGADSQEIIKKALARVKKRRIRIALVLFLVLITGAIGVYEYFTHYQYTQYGVSWSKDMNEGSYVGYLSFGSNVLKYSKDGASYLDSQGKEVWIQSYEMKSPRACVNGNYAAIADQQGNSIYIFDKSGNTGIATTVLPVVKATVSSYGVVAAILEDSTSNYIYFFKRDGSALDVKIKALLGGDSGYPVDISLSPDGTQLIGAYAYLKNGTLNGRVAFHNFAEIGKSVPDRLVGGFDEPYDSSLVAQVQFLDDTYSCAFADNSVSFYSTKNELSPELIRQVAVEEEIRSVFYSEKYVGLIVNNPEGENPYRLDVYKPNGNLVFSKGFQYQYTHADIDGDHVILYNEDSCRVYNMSGRLKFAGTFDFPISKIRNGRFPNTLIVTGTQNMKEIRLQIGGQYQ; encoded by the coding sequence ATGATTGACAGGAACTCTATGAATCGAGAGATTAAAAAAAACCAGCTTCGGCGGCAGATTGTTTCATCTTCTCCTCAGGAGGGTGCAGACAGCCAGGAGATCATAAAAAAAGCCCTCGCCAGGGTGAAAAAAAGAAGGATCAGAATTGCGCTGGTGCTGTTTTTGGTGCTTATAACAGGAGCCATAGGTGTTTATGAATATTTTACCCATTATCAGTATACCCAATATGGCGTATCCTGGAGTAAAGATATGAATGAGGGAAGCTATGTGGGATATCTTAGCTTTGGTTCCAATGTGTTAAAATACAGCAAGGACGGTGCCTCCTATCTGGATTCCCAGGGGAAAGAGGTCTGGATACAAAGCTATGAAATGAAATCTCCCAGGGCATGTGTAAATGGGAATTATGCAGCTATTGCGGACCAGCAGGGAAATTCCATTTATATCTTTGATAAATCAGGAAATACTGGTATAGCGACCACGGTGCTTCCTGTAGTGAAAGCAACGGTGTCCTCTTACGGAGTGGTGGCCGCGATCCTGGAGGACTCCACATCAAATTATATTTATTTCTTTAAGAGGGATGGAAGCGCCCTTGATGTAAAGATCAAGGCACTTTTAGGAGGGGATTCCGGTTATCCAGTGGATATCAGCCTGTCTCCTGATGGCACCCAGCTGATCGGTGCATATGCATATTTGAAAAACGGAACGTTAAACGGCAGGGTGGCTTTCCACAATTTTGCGGAAATCGGCAAAAGCGTTCCTGACAGACTGGTGGGCGGTTTTGATGAGCCTTATGATTCTTCCCTTGTCGCCCAGGTCCAGTTCCTTGACGATACATACTCCTGTGCCTTTGCTGACAACAGCGTTTCTTTTTATTCCACTAAGAATGAGCTTTCTCCGGAGCTGATCCGGCAGGTAGCTGTGGAAGAGGAGATAAGGAGTGTGTTCTATTCGGAAAAATATGTTGGGCTTATTGTAAACAACCCGGAAGGAGAAAATCCCTACCGGCTGGATGTGTACAAGCCCAATGGGAATCTTGTATTTTCCAAAGGTTTCCAATATCAGTACACCCATGCGGATATTGACGGGGACCATGTAATTTTGTATAATGAAGATTCTTGCAGAGTCTATAACATGTCCGGAAGGCTTAAGTTTGCCGGGACATTTGATTTTCCGATATCTAAGATTCGAAACGGCAGGTTCCCCAATACTCTGATCGTAACCGGCACCCAAAACATGAAAGAAATAAGATTACAAATAGGAGGACAATACCAATGA